Below is a genomic region from Sediminitomix flava.
TTTATATAGTGGCCTTTCTCCTGAGGCTTTAGTGATGGTTGAAAGATCAGCTTGGTGGGTACATATCATTGGTATTTTAGGATTCGCTGTTTATATCACATATTCTAAACACCTTCACATTGCATTAGCTTTCCCAAATACCTACTTCTCTAGATTGGAGCCACGTGGTAAGATGAAAAATATGGAGAGTGTGACTAATGAGGTTAAAATCATGATGGGAGCACCTGCTGAGGATTCAGGCGAAGAAGTTGGGACTTTTGGAGCTAAAGATGTTAAAGACTTGCAGTGGAATCAAATCATGAGTGCTTATTCGTGTACTGAATGTGGTCGATGTACTTCTGAGTGTCCAGCAAACTTAACAGGTAAAAAACTATCTCCTCGTAAAGTGATGATGGATATAAGAGATCGCGCTGAAGAAGTTGGGAAAAATATTGATCAACATGGAGCAGATCATGATGACGGTAAATCACTATATGGAGATTATATCTCAAAAGAGGAGTTGATGGCATGTACATCATGTAATGCTTGTGCCGATGCTTGTCCGATTAACATTGATCCACTTTCAATCATTTTGGATATGAGAAGATATGTTGCAATGGAAGAAGCAAGTACACCAGCTTCTTGGAATGCAATGTTCCAAAATGTAGAAAACAGTCAAGCACCTTGGGCATTCCCTGCTGCAGACCGTTTCAAATGGGCTGAAGAGATTTCAAATTCTGTAGACAGCCAACAATAATTTTTTAACCAAATAAACACAATCAACCATGAGCGAGAATATTAAAATCCCTACAATGGCCGAAATGGCTGCTGAAGGCAAAGAACCAGAAATCTTATTTTGGGTAGGATGTGCAGGTTCGTTTGACGATAGATATAAAAGAGTTACTGTTTCATTTATCAAAATATTAAACAAAGTAGGAATCAACTTTGCAGTGTTAGGACCTGAAGAAAGTTGTACTGGAGACCCTGCTCGTAGAGCTGGTAACGAGTTTCTTTTCCAAATGCAAGCAATGACCAATATTGAGGTATTAAATGCTTACAATGTGAAAAAGATTGTAACAGCTTGTCCTCATTGTTTTAATACACTGAAGAATGAATATCCTGAGCTTGGCGGAGAATATGAAGTGCTTCATCACTCTGAATATCTCCAACAATTGATTAATGCAGGAAAGGTGAAGGTACAAGACGGGGGTGAGTTTAAAGGAAAGAAAATCACTTTCCATGATTCTTGCTATCTAGGTAGAGCAAATGATGTTTATGAAGCTCCTCGTGATGTTTTGAAGGCATTAGATGCTGATCTTGTAGAAATGAAAAAATGCAAGACTAAAGGTCTTTGTTGTGGTGCCGGAGGTGCTCAGATGTTTAAAGAGCCTGAGCCAGGAAATAAAGATATTAATATTGAACGTACTGAACAGGCATTGGATACAGGAGCTAAAATTGTCGCAGCAGGTTGCCCATTCTGTATGACTATGCTTTCAGATGGTATCAAGAATAAAGAAAAAGAGAAGGAAGTAAAAGTACTAGATTTAGCTGAAATGCTTGCTCAACAATTATAGTCTTTGAAAACTTTTCCAATTAATGAATGGATGTAGTTAAAGGATCCCCTGTTTACTTTGTGTGAATAGGGGCTTTCTTTTGCTAAACAAATTTAAAGTGTTTGGGTTAAATCATTAAACAAATATTGAACTATGGAAATAAATATAAATCTCATCATTTTTATCCTAGCTGCGAGTACTCTTTTCCCAATGGCAGGGTATTATTTGGATTATCGAAAGAAGAAAAAAAGTTATAAAGCGAGAGAAAATCAAAAAAATAAATCGATTTAGGAGCCTAAGTAAGGCTCCTTTTTTTGTACTTCTTCATTTTTATTACATAGGTCTAGGATTGGGAATTATATGTTAAGAACTCTAGTTTATTTATTCGAAAGGTGTAATCATGGTAGGACTTATTACATCTGAAAGAAATGATTTTATTCAGTGTTAAAAATATTTGATCTGAAGCATTTCTTCAGGCAAAATGAAATTTTCTCTCCACTGTTTCTTGATTAACATAGAAAAACCCATAGGGCTTTGCCGATGGGTTTTTTGCTTAATTAGTCCCAACAGAATATAACTTTTTGGTGAATATTGCTTTTAATTGTTAGTTAAAAAGCAAATAAATAACAAACCTGATTTCGCATGCTTACAATTGTAGCATTAGCCTTATTCTTATCCATTATTTCAATTCCTAACCTTCAAGCTCAAAGTCAAGAACTTGCTATAGGAAATACAATAGATACTGTTTATTCAGATTCGACCATTGTAGAAGAACCGATTTCTACAAAACCAGAAAAGAACCTGAGATCAAGTATAATGGGTGGTCCTTCTTATACTCCAGAAATGAGTGCAGGGGTAGGAGGTGCGGTCTTATTTACTTTTAAGACTAATCCAAAAGATTCATTGATTCAACGGTCAACCGTGCCTATTGCCTTCAACTTTTCACTTACAGGAGCAATGGTTTTTGCTTCAGCTCAAAGTCTCTTTTTTAACCAAGATAAATTCAGAATCCAAAATAAGGTAATCTATAAACAGATGCCCGATCATTATTTTGGGGTAGGGTACGAATCTGCAACTGAAATTGGTGATGTAGGAGATAATACAACACTTTATGATCGATTTTCATGGGAATTAAACCCCGTATTTATTTGGCAAGCTGTACCTAATGTATTTTTAGGTGCTGGTATAGACTTAAATAGAACTTGGGTGGAAAACCCGAATGAGAGAATGCAAGAAGATAAAGACTTCAAGAAATTTGGAGATGATATCTTTAACAGTGGATTCATACTTCAAGCACAGTATGATACCAGAGATGTAAATGCAAATGCATACGAGGGGATGCTTTTGAGCATTCGAGGTAACTTTTTCTCAAAAAGCTTAGGTAGTGACTTCAGCTATCAACAGTTAGAACTAGAGTACCGCCAGTTTAAACAGCTATTCAATAGACGTAGTGTTTTGGCATGGATGGCAAAAACAGAAATAGGTTTTGGAGATGTACCTTATACAGAAATGTCAATGATTGGTTCCCCTAATGACTTAAGAGGTTATAGATGGGGGAAGTTTAGGGACAGAAGTATG
It encodes:
- a CDS encoding (Fe-S)-binding protein, which gives rise to MTIIQQVLFVITLGIAGFFVFKRASSIRRNILLGKDAEFNDQKGKRWGTMFRVAFGQQKMFDRPFVGFMHFLIYAGFLLINIEMLEIILDGILGTHRLFVPVLGDVYPFLINFFECAAIGVVLACVVFLLRRNVARIKRFHKDEMKGWPTSDANIILVWEIVLMFFLYTMNATDYLLQEAGDAHYPVVGSFAISQYLVPLYSGLSPEALVMVERSAWWVHIIGILGFAVYITYSKHLHIALAFPNTYFSRLEPRGKMKNMESVTNEVKIMMGAPAEDSGEEVGTFGAKDVKDLQWNQIMSAYSCTECGRCTSECPANLTGKKLSPRKVMMDIRDRAEEVGKNIDQHGADHDDGKSLYGDYISKEELMACTSCNACADACPINIDPLSIILDMRRYVAMEEASTPASWNAMFQNVENSQAPWAFPAADRFKWAEEISNSVDSQQ
- a CDS encoding (Fe-S)-binding protein, translated to MSENIKIPTMAEMAAEGKEPEILFWVGCAGSFDDRYKRVTVSFIKILNKVGINFAVLGPEESCTGDPARRAGNEFLFQMQAMTNIEVLNAYNVKKIVTACPHCFNTLKNEYPELGGEYEVLHHSEYLQQLINAGKVKVQDGGEFKGKKITFHDSCYLGRANDVYEAPRDVLKALDADLVEMKKCKTKGLCCGAGGAQMFKEPEPGNKDINIERTEQALDTGAKIVAAGCPFCMTMLSDGIKNKEKEKEVKVLDLAEMLAQQL
- a CDS encoding BamA/TamA family outer membrane protein — translated: MLTIVALALFLSIISIPNLQAQSQELAIGNTIDTVYSDSTIVEEPISTKPEKNLRSSIMGGPSYTPEMSAGVGGAVLFTFKTNPKDSLIQRSTVPIAFNFSLTGAMVFASAQSLFFNQDKFRIQNKVIYKQMPDHYFGVGYESATEIGDVGDNTTLYDRFSWELNPVFIWQAVPNVFLGAGIDLNRTWVENPNERMQEDKDFKKFGDDIFNSGFILQAQYDTRDVNANAYEGMLLSIRGNFFSKSLGSDFSYQQLELEYRQFKQLFNRRSVLAWMAKTEIGFGDVPYTEMSMIGSPNDLRGYRWGKFRDRSMAYGMVEYRHMFNRRKPNKEGSYESKSGFATWVGAGTMGDTPKDWSHLLPNVGVGYRYEVQPRMNFRLDVGLEPGTGNVLFYMNMTEAF